The following is a genomic window from Nitrososphaerota archaeon.
TATACAAGAAGCTCACCGCCGTGAAAGACCCTGATGAGAGCTTCAGCGACTTGTTTTCGAGGCTCGTCGAGGGGGAGAATTCCACAGAGGCGCTCAAGAGGCTCAGGGGGAAGGTAAAGTTCACCGGCAAGGAGGCGCTACTCGTCGAGCTGTCGGCTCGCAGGGAGGAGAAGAGGGCCTGATACTCCTGGACACAGACGTGCTCATCGAGATCCTCGACAAGGAGTCGCAGAAAGGTGACGAACTGCTGGCGTCGCTGGAGGAAGCGGGCGAGGAGGCGGGGACGACTTCGATAAACATGCACGAGCTGCTGTACGGCTTGAAGAAGTACTCCCGTTCAGATGCGAAGCTGTCGCAGTTACGCGTGGCGCCGTACACGAAGGAGGACGCGGAACTGTCGTCGCGGCTCGAGCTGGCAGCGGAGAAGCGGGGGACCGCGGTCAGGAGGCTGGACTCGATGATAGCCGCGATAGCGGTCAACAGGTCGGCCAAGCTTTCGACCTTCGACCTGCGCCACTTCGAGCAGTTCGCCAAGGACGGGCTCAAGCTGTTCCGCCCAGGTGACGTGTCCGGGGCCCATCTCCAGGGCCGGGATGCCGGCCGCGAGAAACAGAACGACCGCCCCTCTTGACAGGCTAGCTCCATGTCGGAGAGGGGGGCTCCCTCCTCGGGCTGACCGTCGAAAGGCGCTTCGGGGATTGCAGCCGTCTGTTCTTCAGAAACGTACTAGCTGTTGCCACCTGAGACTGCGTTATTCGCTACGGGCCGTAGCTGTCCGGCAATTTCCATGTTGGGCCTAGAGCCGCGCCAATAGCCGACAGTGCACCACCAAAGAGTTCTCCAGCGTATGTCGAGGGGATGCCAGCGATGAGGCTAGTCAAGATAAGTGGAGAACCAAGTCTCACTTTCTGTCTTCCCCCAGAGTACTGCAGGGCTGCTCCAGCCAATATCATAACTCCGCAGATCGTCTCTATGACGAACAGCACTATGGCCTCCCCAGAAGGTACGCTGCCAAGGCCCAGTGAGTTGTAGTCAAACCCACCGACGGCTGAACTCAGGGCAAACCACTCGTGGGCATCGGACAGGCCAACAGCCAGCGTTAAAGCGCCACCAATCAAGGAGTGAATGAACGCTGAAAATGGCCCATCCCCATCGTAGCTTCGAAGTAGTGCACGCTCTACATGGCCGTTACGAACACTTCGGGCGTCGGATACAAGTCAGAAGGTCGAGAGATAGAATAGGTTGTGCCAGAGCCCGGTGCAGAAGCTGGCGCGGTCTGTCCTGTCGCCCCTCCTCTGACCGGTTGACCACCCGCACATCTTCTTGTCCTCGGCGAACTCTGACTTGAAGCTCTCCCTTCGCTAATACTCCTCCAAGTGTTTCATGGTGTTCCCGACGAAGCCCATCATGGCCTCCTTCCACCTCCAAGAACCGTTCAGGGTGCCGTCGCTCCCGGGCGATACGAAGACCTCGGTCCCGCGCCTTCAACTAGGTCGGGGCCCACGACTCGTCGACGTCGCCGTCATGGCGGCCATAGACAAACGCCACATCGCCCGTCGCAGCCCTGACACGGAGGGGGCCCCTGGCCGCAAGTGAAGCGGCTTCGCGATAGAGCGGCGACGAAATGGAGTCCTCCGCCTGTCCGCGGTGTTAAGTTGCCGTGGTTGATACGCAGCGCATGTGGCCCACTTATCTTAACACCCTATCCGCTTATCCCTGTGACGATGCTGACCACCCCGCTCCCGATGGCGAGCGCCCCCAGGGCGACGACGAGGAGGACGATGCGGTTGCTCCCAGCCGCTCTGAGGAGGACGCGGATGAACACCAGCCCGATGGCGACGGAGATTATGATGGCCAGAAGTATCACTCCGACCCCTATGGTGGACACCGCCGAGCCGATATCGACACCGGAGAAGATGACGCTGACCCCCGCCGCTCCGACAGAAGCAGGGATAAGGGCCAGGAAGGAGAGCCTGAAGGAATCCTCCGCGTTGATGCCGAGGAGGAGCATCGCAGACACTGTGACTCCGGACCTGCTCACCCCTGGGAGGGCAGATATCCCCTGGACGACTCCGATGATGATGAGCTCCTTCATAGAAAGGTCTTTGAGGCCTTTGGTGGGGTTTGCCTTCCCCCTCGCGAGGGCGATGATGGCCCCATCTCCCAGGAGGATGCACCCTAGGATGATCATCGGAATCCCGACCACGGGCCCGGAGATGGAAGAAAGAGCCGTCAGATAGATCGACACCCCCACCACGGCCGTCAGCGCGGTGACTATGACCAGGTACTTCAGGAGGACTTTCCCCTCGTCGTCACCCTTCCCCACGAGCGCTTTCAGTACCCCCCACACCTCTCGCCTGAAGTAGAAGGTGGCGGCTATGAACGTCCCGGCCTCGAGGA
Proteins encoded in this region:
- a CDS encoding undecaprenyl-diphosphate phosphatase, whose protein sequence is MTNWLLGIVLGVVQGVSEWLPVSSKTQIILASTFLFGLGLKDAYALGLFLEAGTFIAATFYFRREVWGVLKALVGKGDDEGKVLLKYLVIVTALTAVVGVSIYLTALSSISGPVVGIPMIILGCILLGDGAIIALARGKANPTKGLKDLSMKELIIIGVVQGISALPGVSRSGVTVSAMLLLGINAEDSFRLSFLALIPASVGAAGVSVIFSGVDIGSAVSTIGVGVILLAIIISVAIGLVFIRVLLRAAGSNRIVLLVVALGALAIGSGVVSIVTGISG
- a CDS encoding type II toxin-antitoxin system VapC family toxin codes for the protein MLIEILDKESQKGDELLASLEEAGEEAGTTSINMHELLYGLKKYSRSDAKLSQLRVAPYTKEDAELSSRLELAAEKRGTAVRRLDSMIAAIAVNRSAKLSTFDLRHFEQFAKDGLKLFRPGDVSGAHLQGRDAGREKQNDRPS